The DNA window TTCTGATGCTACGGCAGTACTTGGAAAATTAGACATTGTGCAGTCCAAAGCACTTAGACTCTGTTGTGGAGCTTTCAGAACAGCATCAGTCCCTGCATTATGTGGAGATGGGAGAAGCGCCTCGACATTTACGACGAGTTAAGTTGGGCCTGCAGTATTGGGCAAAGCTAAATAGTTTCAATCACAGCTTGTCATAAGGgaacaggaggctggacccaattgtaggacacaggcactgaagtactaggggcaggacgggaacaactaaacgatagacaagatgtggtgactgtggtgtgcatgagggacgtgacgttcaaggtgattctggggttccaggagagtcttagagttcaggcagggcaggatcccagagttcactgggcaggccacataactcctgggcagggcctagacctcccaggcaggagcacaggggcctgggcaggtcacaggtcacctggataggaagcagggcacaacccatcaacaACAAGAGATGGgtaggggcagagtcccccaccaggcaactaagtccagggtgactgccagacttactcaaagaactcgTCTTTAACCAGGCATACTCCAAACCAGGGCAACCCCCAACACCACTCaatcccagagccccctatatacaccgccagccgatgggcatcaggtgcgtctccttgagccccaacaagtcacgatgatccacaggtgtgtcTAATTGGGCTCAAAGGCGAAAGGAGGaatggctacaagacccggagtccggagtccgcggactggATCAAGACCGGGAATGTGGGCTCCGGACGGGACCATAACACAGCTGTCTGTCAAAATGTCTTTTGCATGAGATGTCAAAGTgccaaagtaaaattaaaagataTCCATTTTTAGATTTGGTTAATATCTGGGCTGTGAAATTGAAATTGATTGAGGAAGACATAGCTGACCAAATTTGCTTGCCACCTGTTCCTTTTTGGCTTTTGCCAGAACCAGAAGTAGACCTATTCCTCCTTTTTCAGCTTCAAGGAAGCAGAGCAATTTCAACAGCATCGATCgtaaatgaatatttaaataataaatgggGATCTTCTATGAAAATTTTTACAGATGGCTCATTGGACCCAGAGAGCAGTAAtgcaggatttgggatgtacgtGTCTCAACTTGGAGTTGTGATTGGTCACCGGGTTTCAGATGGTGTTTCTGTCTTTGCAACAGAATTATTAGCAATCCTCTGGGCCTTATGGTGGACAGAAGACTCTCGACTATGCAGGGTTGTCATCTGTTCGGATTCTGCTGCTGTCTTAGAGGCTATAAAAGGGAATATATCAAAAGCTCGTCCTGACATAGTTATTGAGATTCCCTTAGTTTTGTTTAGAGTAGGGAAGATGGGTTGTGAAGTCAGATTTACATGGACACCTGggcatgctggggtggagggaaatgaaattgtggattgcattgcaaagtcttccttacagagcGGGCAAGTAGGAATTAGAATACCCTCAGGAAGAGCACAATTGAGaagtaagatttttttaaaaaagtatagagaagcaatggctggaggattggaaaaatgaattaaagggaagggatttcttttctagtcacccactagttaaaaaggtctcagactgttactctttaaatcGTAGAGATATTGTGAAATTAACAAGACGTAGGTTGCggcattgtgggctaaactattacttaaagataataTGAAGATATCCTACTGGATTATGTGTCTgtggtagtccagagacagttcaacatgttttgctgagttgtactcgatataaaattgaaagaagaatattgttcaagaggctttctgacttaaatgtattttgtttttctgttaAATCTTTGTCCACCAAGAGAccatctgattgaaaagtttatCATTCTGTTTCTACGTGCGACTAGTGTATATTCAAGAATTTGAGTTTCTTGAATCTCTGTAACTAATTAAACATCCTGCGGTGGGCAGTAATACGGCTTGCTGCGTCTAAACTGCTGAAAATCGAAAAAGAAGAAGAAGCTTCAtttgctggactgttcccttcccttcaccttcttcCTGAAGCCTTGCCTGTTCTACCGTTGGAGCAAGACCGGAGCCTTGCTGTGTTTAGATAAGGAACTGCCTatcgttgtttggaactgtctctgtgtccacgaTTTGACTTGGTAGGTCTGGCCGTTTGCCTCTACCTTGTTTtggaaactgtctctgtgtccacaccgttgctaggtaggtccggccgtttccCACTACCTTGTGTTGAGAACCGACTCTCTGTGTTATGTGTACGAGTCCTGGCCCTAGTCCTGTTCCCTAGGAgtggtcctggctctgtgtagaGCCCCGGCCCcaagtcctgttcctaaggaggggtcccggctctgtgttccatgtctctgtgttcctgtctctctcaggaTCAAAGCCCCGTGTTCAGGTGTCCCAACATCGagtcagggcttcaggttctagTCCTATCTATGTGCCTCGTCCTGTGCAGGAGTTGCATGTCTCGTTCTGCAGCCGAGAGTCGAAGAACCCAAGCCCCACCTAGTCCTGTagccaagcctcgaagaacccaagccatgtccagtcctgtagccaagcctcgaagaacccaagccatGTCCAGTCCTGAAGCCGcgtcatgtcctcgcctagttccgGGGACCCAGCCCGACTCTAGGcgcaggttctgggtccttgtccagtctctggcacgGAGTCCAAGCTCAGGGTCCTAGCTCCCAGTTCCTTGACTGGTCCCGCTTTCCGAGCCAAagtcctagcccaagtctgtATTCCTTTCCCAGCTCCTAATCTGTGTCCTGTcccgtccctaactctagtccagtccagttcctagtaGTTCAGTGTCTCTGTCTTGCATTAGGGTCCGCTTTCAATGCGCACCCCCCTCCGTATGACATATACTGTATACGTAGATGTGGAAGCAAACGGAGTCAAGGGGCTCACCCGAGACTGGTGATTGCGAAACGGAAATTATACTGGAATGAATGAATAGGGACAAAGATGTAGTGGATGAGAGAATGACTCTCGAAGTTTGCGCAGGGTTAGCAACCGAAATTTACAGTACCTTAACACGGAGTGAAAGTGTCTACAACCCGAAGGTGTATTTTCAAAGTTAATAAAACACAGCAAGGATTTCCCCTTTcagatgtttatttttaaatacatttaaataaaatactCGACGTTAATATAAATATTGACACATTGATGAATTCTCACTGTGAAGCAAACAAGAATTAATATGACATTACTGTTAAAATACGCTTTTGAATGGATTTATTGACATCTTCAGCGTTTTCGTGCAAATTAGACTGAACTGTCCATTTTTGTCAGGTTGTTCCCCTCAGCTGCTCCACTCTCGttttcctgtgcctcctccccggGATTTTGTCGGGGACTGGATGCCGTATCGGATTCGCTGTTGATCGGGACGATTCGCTCATCCACAGCGGTCAGAGCCAGGCGCGGGGCTTGAACCTTTATCACACCGTCCTGGGTCAAACAACATTTCACTGACTGAGCATCGACACCTTCTGGCAGCTGGAATTCCCTCCTGAACTCCTCAAGTCTGTAGCTGTAAGAGCCGCTGCCATCGTCGCTCTTCTTCTCGTATTTTCCTGTCACCAGCACTTTTCTTCCAAGGACTTTCACCTTCAGTTCTTCCGGGGAGAATCGCGGTACATCCAGGGACACAGAGAAGCCATCTCCACTCTTGTCCACTGTTCCGTTCTGACCTCCTTCGGCTCCGGCTCGAATTCGTGGTCTTTCCCCCCAGAactctttggccaactcctcgaAAATTCTCTCCATGAAATTCATGCCCTTTCGCATTTCCTCCACCTGTTTCCACACGTTACATTCGAGCGGCTCAAAGACAGTGAGCGGCACGGGCCACAGTGTGTGCACCGGCTGCTGGAACAGGCGGGACGTCTGGCAAGTCCGACAGCTGAGCATCGTCTCGGCTTCTTCAGTCGTTTCTCTCAAAGGCGGCTGGCGTGAAGTGGCGGATCTCAGTTTCTGATCTGCCGAGGCTCTCTGAACACACGCCTTTTATATTGCAGggacagaggggaggaagctgccaGAATGAGCCAGAAATAACTTGTTGCGGAGGTGACATTTCGTCATGTACAGTATTCAGGAGGCGGCCCCGCTGGAATCGTCCCGAGAGCAGCGCTGAGCTGAGTCACTCCCGTTTGTGGCCAGGCTGCGCAGTGACGACACTCGGTATTATTGTCATCTCCGCAACCCAGACACTTCTGGCTCATTCtggcagcttcctcccctctgtccCTGCAATATAAAAGGCGTATGTTCAGAGAGCCTCGGCAGATCAGAAACTGAGATCCGCCACTTCACGCCAGCCGCCTTTGAGAGAAACGACTGAAGAAGCCGAGACGATGCTCAGCTGTCGGACTTGCCAGACGTCCCGCCTGTTCCAGCAGCCGGTGCACACACTGTGGCCCGTGCCGCTCACTGTCTTTGAGCCGCTCGAATGTAACGTGTGGAAACAGGTGGAGGAAATGCGAAAGGGCATGAATTTCATGGAGAGAATTTtcgaggagttggccaaagagtTCTGGGGGGAAAGACCACGAATTCGAGCCGGAGCCGAAGGAGGTCAGAACGGAACAGTGGACAAGAGTGGAGATGGCTTCTCTGTGTCCCTGGATGTACCGCGATTCTCCCCGGAAGAACTGAAGGTGAAAGTCCTTGGAAGAAAAGTGCTGGTGACAGGAAAATACGAGAAGAAGAGCGACGATGGCAGCGGCTCTTACAGCTACAGACTTGAGGAGTTCAGGAGGGAATTCCAGCTGCCAGAAGGTGTCGATGCTCAGTCAGTGAAATGTTGTTTGACCCAGGACGGTGTGTTAAAGGTTCAAGCCCCACGCCTGGCTCTGACCGCTGTGGATGAGCGAATCGTCCCGATCAACAGTGAATCCGATACGGCATCCAGTCCCCGACAGAATCccggggaggaggcacaggaaaaCGAGAGTGGAGCAGCTGAGGGGAACAACCAGACAAAAATGGACAGTTCAGTCTAATTTGCACGAAAACGCTGAAGATGTCAATAAATCCATTCAAAAGCGTATTTTAACAGTAATGTCATATTAATTCTTGTTTGCTTCACAGTGAGAATTCATCAATGTGTCAATATTTATATTAACGTCGagtattttatttaaatgtatttaaaaataaacatctgATCAGATAagcttggatttaatttatttattttttgtggtgtaatatataattgatgtaaaaagttatattgcactaatcttaaccgaacatttattgtatttgtcatactatcaagacatagtcttgaccaatttgtttcttcaattttaatattcaaatcactttcccatttttgtcttgacttatggactccttgtttaattgcctgtttttgaatcaaattatacatacaagatataatttttttaatatttcctttttgaattaaaatttctatttcattcgatttcggcaataacattgtttgacctagcttttctcttatgtaagcccttagttgaaagtaacaaaataaagtgttatttgatactttatatttattctttaattgatcgaatgacattaatatacctccttcaaaacaatctcctatgtatttaatccctttttgaaactaattatataaaagttgattgtccattgtaaaaggaatatctgatcagtgtttccgatgtaactaagaaactggtacatttttacattctacatggtcttgtcctaaaattcaacctttttggacaaatttaagacttttattggaacaaattacgggaatgcaacttcctcataatccaatattacttttactaggtgatattgaagggataaaaccgaaactcaaactaaataaatatcagaaagaattcataaaaattgcactggctgtagccaaaaagactattgcaattacttggaaatcagatacatatttaagtatagattgttggaaaaaagaaatctatggctgtattccattagaaaaaattacttataatttaagagataaatatgaaacatttttgaaaatttggcgcccttatttacaaaagacaggattaaatatataggtgctctgaagatgaaataattggctacttggggaaagaaataaatatatatactaaagttattaagaactccatggagcatgtggagaccttccaacaaccaggcactctttctttctttttttttctttcttaatttttttttatatatagggaagttaggggggaggggggaagggatatatacttttttttttccatacttgtaatcacttaaaaatgcaattaaataaaatttttaaaaataaataaataaataaataaacatctgAAAGGGGAAATGCTTGCTGTGTGTTATTAAATTTGAAAATACACATTCGGGATGTAGACACTTTCAATCTGCGTAAAGATAAACGTTGGTTGCTAAACCTGCACAAACTTCGAGAGTCGCTCTCTCATTCACCACATCTTTGTCCCTATTCATTCATTCCACTATAATTTCCATTTCGCAGTCACCAGTGTCGGGTGAGCCCCTTTACTCCGTGTCGTTCCTCATCTCTATATACAGGATGTGGAATGTCTCCATATATTCCACAGACTTCAGTGGCATAGAGAGGGGGATGATGAATCACTTCCGTAAACTGCAGTATTAATCATCATTATTCCTCGCAGAATTGGAGTATTTGGACCCAGCATTGATAATTCCATGCCACGTCGGTCAGTGAGCCAGGGCACAACTTTTCGGTAGGTAGTCTTCCTCTGCCACTGCAACCACTTTCCTTTTGGGGCACCGGTTTGGGAGATACAGTCTGAGTAAGGTGGACGAGTAATAGCTGAGTATTTTGTAGATAGGATCCACACAAGTCAAAGTGAGCCAAGGGCGAAGGGATGATACAGTCGGGATTTCCCACTCACGATGCCCGTTTAGAGCTGGGTAGTGTTGAGATGCAATGAAGCCGGGAAGGGTTCAATATTATACCGTACTCGTGACGAGTGTTTTTCTAAGTGGTTGAAAAGTTTTGTGGGTCGGAAGCTGCGTTACTTGCTGCGGGATCAGTTGACTCAAAGCAGCCACGCTTCTCCAATCTGCCATAGTTTGAGCGCTACCGTTGATTGCTCTCTATGTCCCGGGGTATTTAAGGCTGATGCTACCAAAGTGATGGTAATGCACGTCAGAGATTGCCACCGACTGACACTTGTGTGGCGAGAATGTTACTGTGTTATCCTGTACCTGAAtggtgtctttgtgtgttttgcaCACAGTGCTTTGACATTTTGTGCAAACACCTGTTTAGAATCGAGCGGTATCGTGGTCCTGCAGTATCGCCCGGGAAATTCCAATACTTCTGTCCTGCAGTTAGGAAAATTGTATTTCAAAAAGAATCTTAATTTGTGCAAGGACTTTCGCCCACCTGTACAATGCTTTCCCATTATGATAAATAACCTTAGTAATTGGAGCCGTATTGGATGAAATCTGGCGGGGTTTGTTAAGGCAGGTCGCCCGCTCCAAACTTCTGAAACTCAGGAGCATGGTGCaccactgcagagagctgtaatgAGGGAGGGTGTAACTGACCGTGAACTGCTGTGAAATTCTGTCGCTCTGCTTCCTCCCCATTTTCCCTCTTGACTCAGTATTTCTCTATGTCCACTCCAAGCTCTGATCCCAGACCCTCAAACTGTTACGTACTTGCCCCTCGCATTCCGAACTGAGACTCCGTTCTCCATCATCAAATAACAATTCGCATCTTAGATAGATCCGAAAAATACGTTTACTAAATAACAGACACACAGCCGTGATCTGGTAACCCATCTCACTTGGGTTGACTGTGCCGACAAGTGCCTGGTCAGCGCCGCCACCGGAATGTCTCCTTTCGAATGCTCCGTCGGTTATCAACCCGCTCTGTTTTCTGCCCACCAAGACGACATCACtgtaccttcagttcaggcccatctccgccgGTGGCGCAAGATCTGGAAGGACGACGCTCGGCCCGGCTCCACTCTGCTGACCGCAACCGGAGTATCGGCGATCGCCACCGGATTCCAGCACCCAAGTATCAGCCTGGTCAGATGGTTTGTATCCCTTCAAGGGACATCCCCTTCAAATCCGAATCCTCGTTACATTGGACCATCGTTAATCGAGAGCATCATCAACCCTTCGGTGGTCGTAACTCCAACTGCCCAAATCCATGCACATTCATCCCACGTTCCACGTCTCCCAACTGAAACCTGTGTCTGTCagccatttgttcctacctgctgaATATCCTCCGCCCGCCCGAATCATCGACGATCACCCAGCTTACACCGTCGGGCGAATACTGGTTGTGCGCCGCCGAGGcaggggtctccagtacctggtcgactgGGAGGGATACGGTCCTGAGGAGCGCACCTGGATCCCCCGCCTCTTCACCTTTCTCTCATCCGAGACTTCTATCGCGACAATCCGGGCGAGCCTGGTGGCATTTAACTCATCATCCGACCCACAAAACCTTTCATCAGCATATGAAAAGACTAATCACGGGTACGATTGAATATCGAACCCTTCCCGGCTTCATTGCATCTCAACACTACCCAGCTCTAAACGGGCATCGTGAGTGGGAAATCCCGACTGTATCATCCCTTCGCCCTTGGCTCACTTTGACTTGTGTGGATCCTATCTACAAAATACTCAGCTATTACTCGTCCACCTTACTCAGACTGTATCTCCCAAACCGGTGCCCCAAAAGGAAAGTGGTTGCAGTGACAGAGGAAGACTACCTACCGAAAAGTCGTGCCCTGGGTCACTGACCGACGTGGCATGGAATTATCAATGCTGGGTCCAAATACTCCAATTCTGCGAGGAATAATGATGATTAATACTGCAGTTTACGGAAGTGATTCATCATCCCCCTCTCTATGCCACTGAAGTCTGTGGAATATATGGCGACATTCCGCTTCTTGTATACCGAGATGTGGAAGCAAACGGAGTCGAGGAGCTCACCCGAGACTAGTGACTGCGAAATGGAAATTATAGTGGAATGAATGAATGGGGACAAAGATGTAGTGAATGAGAGAGCGACTCTGGGAGTTTGTGCAAGTTTAGCAACGAATATTTATCTTTACGCTGATTGAAAGTGTCTACGTCCCGAATGTGCATTTTCAAAGTTAATACGACAGCTAGGGTTTCCCCTTTCAGATGTTTATTTATAAATACATTTCAATAAAATAGTCGACGTGAATATAAATATTGACACATTGATGAATTCTCACTGTGAAGCAAACAAGAATTGATTTGACATTACTGTTAAAATActtttttctgcatttattgaaATTTTCAACGTTTTCATGCAAATTAGACTGAATTGTCCATTTTTGTCTGGTTGTTCCCCTCAGCTGCTCCACTCTCGttttcctgtgcctcctccccggGATTCTGTCGGGGACTGGATGCCGTATCGGATTCGCTGTTGATCGGGACGATTCGCTCATCCACGGCGGTCAGAGCCAGGCGCGGGGCTTGAACCTTTAACACACCGTCCTGGGTCAAACAACATTTCACTGACTGAGCATCGACACCTTCTGGCAGCTGGAATTCCCTCCTGAACTCCTCAAGTCTGTAGCTGTAAGAGCCGCTGCCATCGTCGCTCTTCTTCTCGTATTCTCCTGTCACCAGCACTTTTCTTCCAAGGACTTTCACCTTCAGTTCTTCCGGGGAGAATCGCGATACATCCAGGGACACAGAGAAGTTACCTCCACTCTTGTCCACTGACCCGCCCTGATCTCCCTGGTGATCAGCTCCCGGCCTCTGAATTATTGCGCTTTCGTTCCAGGACTGTTTGGCAACCCCCTCGACAGCTCTGTCGATGAAGTTCATGCCTTTTCGCATTTGCTCGATCTGTTTCCACGCGGTAAGTTCGAATGGGTCAACGCGAGTGAATAGACTAGGCCACGGTGTGTTCCCAGGCTGCTGGCACAGGCAGGAAGGGTGCGAAGGTCGGCGGTTGCGCATGTTTTCTGCCTCTTCTGTCACCTCTCTGCAAGGCAACTGGCGTGAAGTGGCCGACCTCAGTTTCTGATCTGCCGCAACCCTCGAGACACACGCCTTATATATTGCAGGGTAGAGTTGCGGAAGGAGCCAGACAGGGCTGGAGCCTGTGATGtcaaggtttgagatgtgtctattgcaatgcaagaagtatttcGATCAAAGCTGATGAGCTTAGAGGGCGGATCAGTACTTGgacctatgatgttgtggccattacagagacttggctcagCGGCAGGAATgtttacttcgagtgccaggctttggatgtttcagaaaggacagcgagggaggcaaaagaggtgggggcgtggcactgttgatcacagatagcgtcacggctgcagaaaaggatgaagtcatggagggattgtctacggagtccctGTGGATGGATGTTAGgcacaggaaggggtcaataacattact is part of the Hemitrygon akajei chromosome 18, sHemAka1.3, whole genome shotgun sequence genome and encodes:
- the LOC140741581 gene encoding heat shock protein beta-11-like gives rise to the protein MLSCRTCQTSRLFQQPVHTLWPVPLTVFEPLECNVWKQVEEMRKGMNFMERIFEELAKEFWGERPRIRAGAEGGQNGTVDKSGDGFSVSLDVPRFSPEELKVKVLGRKVLVTGKYEKKSDDGSGSYSYRLEEFRREFQLPEGVDAQSVKCCLTQDGVLKVQAPRLALTAVDERIVPINSESDTASSPRQNPGEEAQENESGAAEGNNQTKMDSSV
- the LOC140741580 gene encoding heat shock protein beta-11-like translates to MLSCRTCQTSRLFQQPVHTLWPVPLTVFEPLECNVWKQVEEMRKGMNFMERIFEELAKEFWGERPRIRAGAEGGQNGTVDKSGDGFSVSLDVPRFSPEELKVKVLGRKVLVTGKYEKKSDDGSGSYSYRLEEFRREFQLPEGVDAQSVKCCLTQDGVIKVQAPRLALTAVDERIVPINSESDTASSPRQNPGEEAQENESGAAEGNNLTKMDSSV
- the LOC140741390 gene encoding heat shock protein beta-11-like; amino-acid sequence: MRNRRPSHPSCLCQQPGNTPWPSLFTRVDPFELTAWKQIEQMRKGMNFIDRAVEGVAKQSWNESAIIQRPGADHQGDQGGSVDKSGGNFSVSLDVSRFSPEELKVKVLGRKVLVTGEYEKKSDDGSGSYSYRLEEFRREFQLPEGVDAQSVKCCLTQDGVLKVQAPRLALTAVDERIVPINSESDTASSPRQNPGEEAQENESGAAEGNNQTKMDNSV